Part of the Ziziphus jujuba cultivar Dongzao chromosome 8, ASM3175591v1 genome is shown below.
AGGCAGGGCACGCGTGCGCTGACATATGTGTCTCTCACACGCGCCTCACGCTCCCCTCTAAATTTCTTGTTTCAGACAGAGTCGCGGAAGCCATGGGGCTTATGTGGGAAAAACCAGTTACGATGCTCCGTTTATGCGTTTGAAACCAATGATAATCCTCTCTCACAGGCACGTGATTACACGCTCTGTCCTACAGGGATTGTGGACCCCAGTTCTCGATTAGGTGGAAGTGGGGCCAAGTCTTCTGTATAGTTTGCCTCTTTTTCTTcgttttttcctttaaaaatgctttttcgtgagtttatataagaaaaacaccacttttttttttttttttttttttatcttttatctttgtTGTTTCTTAGTAAAATTCAGATGTTTTCTACGAGGGTTGTCTTAGAAATTAGAACCcataaaaaaggagaaaaaagaaaaaggaatatatatgtgtgtgtgtgtatatatatatatatatatatattttttttttatagcctTTATCTGCAGTAtctctaattttaattgttagtcATTTTATTTGGAGAAAAGTTTCATTCataattgctttttcttttttcttttttcttttttttcctgtcATTATCCTCTTTTTATGGCTAAGCTTCGTATGAACaaaagttaatttatttattattattacttttttaagttttaggaTTGGCTATTTAGCTCATGCAAAATtctgcatttatttattaaaacaacATGGATATTGTTAAGGCAAATTAcatgtataatatttactataattaaatttctcttttaataaaaatggggggaaaaaaaaaaaagaaaactacgaattgaaatatcttttaaaacagttttatttgttaaataagtTATAAACCAAGCATAAATGGAATGCCAGACGTACAATACTGTCAAACTCAAAtttcctttaaaaataaaaataaaaaaagagcaaGAGCTTTTTATCTCATTCATGAGTGACATtacttaaataataaatatacgtatagtcatcatttttataattttctctttctctttttatatatctttattaACTTCATTGCACTGTGTCAATAACAATAATGGTagattaaatttgataaacagTGGCATCACTCAGTGATAAATTGGTTGTAGAGAAAATGAAATGCTAGTACATGACTGAGGATTAATTACTAGCGTCACAATATTTTATCAGTGTTAATAGGACTCTGGAGATTTTAAGGACCTTATAAACTCATTCAGCACCTGGAatccaataaattttattaatatatatatatatatatagatcagtTGAGCTTAAACCAGCTTGAACTTTGCCTTATTCATGATTGACTTtggaatcatttaaaaaaaataaaacctcaaTCTCAATTGATCATGACCGATGttacgtgtgtatatatatatatatatttatgtatatagacGCGTGACAATCTGcagttccatatatatatatatatatatatataaatatatatatattccagaGACAAGGAACATTTAACACGCCAAATTGTTCAATCACATTAATTTCTACTTGTTAATTTGacgaaaaaatatattaatttctatttataaaggTGATTATTAGTCCATGGAGAAACATTTTTgtataaaaagaatattatttaatcattgataaAGTAATAATTAAACATGAATTCGGTTAGCTACAAACAGAGAGGAGGAGATCTTTTGTGGAAATTAGGAGAATAGGATGATGATTGAGATGGAGATACTCTAGGTGAACAAAATGATAAAAaggtatgcaattttttttttatttaccaaaaaagaaaagaaaaaaaaataaaaaaggtatgcaatttttttttttattgtttttgggtAAAGGATAAAAAGGTGTGCAATTGATTAATAGAAAAAAGGCTAAATTAATTCGAGTATTAATTTCTATTGGCATACAACTGTccctattttttcttgtaaattttttgttgacgccaattttttttttttttctcttttatgctGAATATCTTGCCAAATCATAAAATAGTACTACgatagatttaattattattattatttttattacatagTACTACGATAGTTAATTTAGAAAGTCGGATTCCATAATTTTATCTAACTATCTTTCAATTAAGTTCATGAATGAATTAGACCGTCCATTTGTATCGCTTTAAGACATAaacttaagtttttttttttttttttttgggtcataataaattgaattttccaagctgtattttttttttttcccgatcaCGTATAATTCTTTCCGAACCTACACAGTCTCTGTTCCATGggatttaatttgtttttatttcctcAATCTGTTTAAGATTTTTGCTTAATACATTTTGGAGAAGAATCCTAACCAAACCTCACCTTAATGCAATGTGTATGTTCCAtgtacatgatatatatatatacatataaatgtatgacgatgatgatgatgcataTGCATGATGATTAAAAGAGATGGGGAATGCATTGAATAGTATGTGACGTACATTAAAATGTTCATAGTAATGATTATATGCAGATCAGTCATGGATCCCCACCGAATCCATTAACAAatcataaatgaaaaaaatgtatatgtgtAAATATAACATATGTTCATATGTATGGCACAGTGAATGGACCTGTTTCAGGTGTAGCATGTTTAAACCCCCAACAAAGTGCGTGCTCCAAAATTCCAAAAACCCTAAtcaattgagagagagagagagagagagaagagagttgGGTGGGTCCCCCTGGTAGAGAAGAGTGGAGGTCCATGGAGTAGGTGGAAAAAATCTAAGGTAGGCAACCTTTTAGTCTGTCACCTACAACGATGGCTTTTGAGAAGGACACTGGATGATATTgccattttctcttttctttttttcgctGAATTTGGGTGCTTTCAACTCTTCAACAGCCTTACCGATTGCCAGGCTTTTTTTGATTTGAGAGGTGCTAgcttgttttaattttatagctAATTTTACAcctaatttaattggttttgagaGTACTTTtggctttaaatttttaaatatgtgaaatcTTCTTGCGGTACTTAGTAATCAAGGCTAAAACTGTATGTTAGATATATATGAATTGGCAATACTTATAACGAATCGATATCTTCTTTGTCCAttcaggcaaaaaaaaaaaaaaaatgatcttcCTTGGGCGAGTGACCGAAAAATATGTTGAGAATTTATGTGTCTGTCTTAAGGCTTCAGAGCTACCACGGTTGATTGTCTCTTGGTAAAAATTGTATGCGTACAGAATTGTTCTTTTAAGAAACATCTGTCAATCTATAATGCATCATATGCTATCCTGACATGTATATGAATAATATCtaatcaataatttaaaattaaaattattgttgaaGATATTTTGATGCGAaacattaattataatattatgtcTCTTATTATAAGCTAAAGGAAAGTTGGCAGAAatcaaaactgtatatatatatggtagctTTGACATAGATGTTACATTAAAATGTTAGTAAGATTTGGTCGAGATCTTTGCCATTCTCAGAGAATTAGACATCATGATATGTTGAGATTTATCTACTATTGGTTAATTTAGGTGATGAAAGGTCCTTTTCAAAATGGTTTATGAAACGAAacatgaagaaaggaaagaattaGTTTAGCCCTTAGGATGGGGACATTCATTGATGGGTGTGAGTGTGCTTTGGAGTTTTGAGTATGGAAAAAGAATCTTtgcgcacatatatatatatatatatatattttgctgaaatatatatatatatatatatatgcattggcTTTTGtaccatatatattttgctgGATGTCGATGTCAAGTTGTTAATAGAGCAGTACATGTATGGTGTAGAACAATGATGATGTGTAATTCTACACGGTACGTTTGAGCCATGTGGATCATTGAAGGACAGAAAGGGAGAAAGAGATAAATTAGATCATCAAGATGGAGAATAAGATATGgagaaattaatataataccTTTTTCTACATAAAGTTTCCGtgttaaacatattaattaacATGCATGGCCTACAAAGATTGAATAAGGAACAAACAAATATAAGTTTTACATGGtgtcataaatcataattcaaCATGAAATTTAAAGTAAAAGGTGGTATTAATTCTTATCGATACCTTAACATGCTAACTATGATAGTATTAAGTTGATTGGTGATCAAATTATCTGGTAGTTTTTGAAATCGAGTAATTTGATGATTATATTATTGAATATGGTAGCTTGGCATAAAGAAATgacttaattattataaatttgcgGATTGCGTATTATTCAAGTTTTGTTAGGTTTTATCACTGTTTTAAAAGGTCCTATACCGTTATACCATATTTCGTAGAAACCCTATAGCCTGATACTTTTTGAACTATCAAAaggcattttttttaattatttttaattattattattattattttaagaaaagagTCATTTGATGATTAGGATCAGATTTGAGTGTGTAAATATTAAGACACACTTGCAGTTTTCAAAGGAATGAACAGGTGTGAAACCGGTGGGACTTAACAAGTAGTCAAGGGATACCTCTGCTAGCTTTATTATTGGCAGACCAAGAAAGTCAGAGATCCTATAGATATTGACCCTCGAAGTTGAAATATTTATTCTCCATTTGTTTGGCAGAAAGCGTTGAAATTATGAGCAAATTAATTTAACAAGTAAAAACACCTACATCACATTTCGGTGGCCCATATtcaccattttcattttttaaaataacactacaaaaaaaaaaaaaaaaatgagtattAGCTATGGAACTTTTAGCCACTGTGAATTATTATAGTTAAAATTGGCAACAATGAATACTTCTAGCTACAATAAGTAATTTTAGCTATAAAGATCATTGACGCTAATAGGatggttaaaatttttttacgaCATCATATTTTAGCTAAAAACTTACAACTATTGGATTATTGGCCACAACCTAACAACATTTTGATTGTGgctaaaaatttttaatcacAAAGTATAGACTTTTAGCGACAgccaatattttgatttttttatagtGTAAGATAATTTTATGCCTAGAAAATAGGAGATATGGAATAAGAATAAGCGTTACTTTTCAACCATGACAGTTGaatgtcaaaatttaaaaaaaaaaaaaaaaaaaaaaaaaaaaagaggcaataCACACAACCATAAATAAACATGGACTGACCTTGCCATGATAGTTGAAATATGTTACTACAACTTGTCGACTGCTAATTAAGGTGCACATGGAATGTTATAAAGCCCTCAACAATTTTTTATACGTTTTATATTGGAGTTAGGGGATTctaactttgacttttgttgaTAAGAAAACAATAGGGAAATAGAATTTCTTAGGTCTTGCCCTACACACGAATTAAATTGATCTATCTATTCTAAACTTTATGATGAAAATCTATGTATTCTAACCCACATGTATATTTTAACATTCATATGAATTTActgcaattaattatatacatgtatggTTTTGTTGGGTTTGTTGCGTCTTCAATTCTTGCATAGCTGCGTGCAAAATTACATCCTTAACCACCACATCTCTAGTTAAATCATACAATAACATAGAGCTTCTTTGTGAGGGAATGAGGaatcaaataatgaaataaatacaatattatctaaatattcaaaaaagacATTACCTGATAATTAATTAGCTTGGATTATAGTATAATTGGTTTTAACTATATTTGCAGACTCTCAGATTTTGAATAACAATTCTTATTAATGAAAGATAATTATAACCATTTTGGACGAATGAAATATGATCATTTATTCAATCAAATTTCATTATGCCCacttcaattaataaatatatcatgTATTTCGTTATTGGACATAGGAAAAAGAGGTGGAGTAAGACTCGCCGTGGAGCTCAAGTGGCAGAGTTTTCACATCCCAGCCTGCGTGTGCTCTTAGGGGGGGAAGGGGAGCCTGGGGGCCCATCCACaccagcaaaaataaaaataaaaaaggaaaaggaggtGGAGTACTAAAAGACAGAAATTGATATTAATGATTTAACAAAAAAGCTTTGCCCACATAATGATGGTGTTATTGGGACATGAATGACTAAAGAAACTACGAGTTGTTTGAACGGCAAAATCAATAACATCGATTGGTATGAAATgatatatatgaattatataatatatgccaAAATCAGTACTGTTTCTGAAAAATTAGATGTTTGATTGGAAATGTCGATGTTAATTAGCTACGACACAGCTTTTGGTGTTTACTACGTTGATTAGACATTCCCTTCAATCGTGCTGTGTCCTACTCTTATTCTAATACCATGGGATAAGGTTGTTCGGGTAGGAGTACTGTAGGACAATCCCTACAACCAATCGAAATCAGACTATTATATATTCgttcttttcaatttcaattttgtttttttagttttaattaagCCAAGGATGAGCAGGGACATCCATTTAcctgaattatttatttatttatttattttttaatttggaagGGTAAATGGGAATTCATTGTACAGTGACTATGGGAAAATTGACCATATTCTATTTTTGGTCCAAATTCGGTTTACGCCAAGGAAATCAAACCCAAATAATTTGTCAGGAAACCCCTTTTTTGGGGATTtggactttttttctttcctaatcAGACCGAAAATAGCAGGGACATGAAATTTATACATAGGCTTGTTGACTATCAAGCTAGGCTCCGATATTACATGTGTGGATAATAAGCTTTGATTTATCTCCATAGCATTTCTATGAGAAAGGAGACAGATTTTACTATTAAGTTGTCCCCGGAAATTTTTTTGCAAACATTTACCTTTTTTGGTTAATCTGCAAACATTTAACCTAATTTTTTTAGTGGTCATCCTTctcatttttgcttttatttttttctttgtacttTAAGTTATAGTTATATTTCTTACCTTACTACAAGCTTAAAGAGTCTAGCCAtttccatcaaaaaaaaaaaaaaaaaattctggctatttccataaaaaaaataaattagctaccagattacaataaaataaaataaaatgaaactaaaacatatatgaaattGTAAATTGCTCTAAATTATTTACAAAATGAGCCTCATTTTGATAAAACtttatgtttttgttattataaatgattattatGGTGGGCattaagaaaaacagaaaaatcaaaatcataaacGTTACCAAATGAGTTAGGttgtaagaaaaaagaaatggaaatgaTTACGAAAATTTCCCTTCCTCGCTATAGTTTGGTTCTTTATTAGTTTTCATTTCAACAAATGAAAATAGTTTCAGTGACATAATTAGTCTAttttcagagaaaaaaaaaaaaaaaaactagatatTGTTTCTTGGAAGCAAAGCTATAGAAGCTATCATGATTGTATAAAAAAGACATAAAGAAGATAAAAGAACCGAAAGAaccataaattattattttatggattgaaAGTTGACTGtctgatatatgtatatgtgttctTCAAATTGATTAGGTAAGGGCACAGATGATTACTAAAATAACAAGGGTAAACTAATTATAcagtaaattaatttattaatttgactTGTAATTCATACAAACTCATCAACTAAAGTTATAGTTTTAATAACAAACTAAGATACACagtttattcaccaaaaaaaaagaaaaaagaaaaaaagaagaagaagctagcATACATAGTAAAAAGAATCATTGGAAATACTGTTTGTGCATGATACGGAtaccatttcattttctttgaatattgaggaccaaaaagacaaaatttcttttaaatgtgTCAAATTGATTGGACCTCCtcttctctttatttaatttcgTACGTTCATTTCATGAGCAATATGCCAATATCTTTATTTATAGAtgcataataagaaaattaaaggaatttaTATTTTCCATATGGACAAGCCTTCGACATTAAAAATCGAGGGCTTTAACGAAATCATtcagcaaaaaattaaaactgaggGCTTTAATGAAGTCAAACAATGTAGTTATTAACCATAAactttatttatagttttaaattaaGTTATATTTTATGGAGGTTGTTTAATCAACCCCAAATCCACTAGTTTAGAAAAATAATGTACAGGAAAGAGCGCTCAACGGGACCATTGAAAAACTATCCACAACACCTTGGAGAGCCGCCATTCGCCTTCCGGCATCCTGTAATAGTCTTCCAACAAAAAAGACTTTGTGGAATTGATCAAGAGGATGAATAATGCTTAAACAAGTTCTAACGTAAAAAAGAGCAAGTTATCCTGaaaggtaaaaacaaaaattatatatatatatacacacccacacttaatttttcaaaagttaatttattagtattatttaacaaataacatCAACTCGAAGACAATTGCGTTAAACACAATTGCTACTTGGATAATGTGCTTATTGAAAGTTATTTTCTCTGTATAATTAATCGTATAATTAATAAGTACATCAACAccattgcaattttggtacacGTGCGTagtgtgtgtgcatatatatatatatatatatatccgaaAAGGTACTTTAGAAATTTCTATTTACCTACTTTTTGtcctgtttatttttttctcacccTCACCGCAAGCCTGCACGGGAGCCCGTCAATTGTGGAGACATCAAACGGATAATGGGCCTAATGGCCTAGAGGATCCATCCATGTCTTTCTGGGACTCACCACAGACTTTTTCTATCCCCTCTCACTCCTGTTTGCTGCTTGAGACATTTTTTATTAGGTCTTGCAAAATTTTATAAGATATGATAATACAATACGaaactatatgataatttatggATTTGGATTGATGATATTGTATCAGATCTATATTAGTATCACCAATAAgatccaataaattaataaattttaatagataaaacACGATAAATCTATTAGACTCgttaaaaaatagtattttgttaattatacaagttttatagtattaaaattacataatttattgttaaatatgtattaatttatttatttttaatttaatttttaaaaaaaatgtaaaagaaaatcagaacttttgtaatttaaaaaaaatgttattttattatttcaaagttaaataaaatttaaatttttaaatttatatttattattaatggatTAACGAGTTGGATGACGGATTACATAAGAATTTATCAAATAGTTTcgaatttatctatttttatacaaaaatttaacagataatattTAAGTTAACTTAATTTTACATAAACATGACacaacataacataaatacgaTTTAACACGATATGTAACACGATATGTTGCCAGACCTATTTttcactctctctttttcttttctttttcttttcaatgaaTTTGAGTTTTCAggctttttatatttattttttatttttgggtaaacGTGCTATTTTAATTCTTTACATTGTATTGAACAGCCGTAATGGTCGGGCTGAAAGGGCCAGTAACGGCCATACTGTACATTTTGTTGTTGGGCACCAATAACGGCCATACTTGAGCTCTAATTGGTTTGGTTGTGCTAAATCGATACAAGCTGTTGGGAGCCTGTAAAAATTCATTCAAAAGAGACtagacccctttttttttttttttaacaactttGTAGATGAGAGATTTTATTCAAGTTAAGGTGTATTCTTCTCAGTTTTATTATTGGACGAAGCCCAAAAATacgaaaaaacttaaaaagttgaCAATGTTATTTTGGGTGTCAAAATACAGGATAGCTAGATAAActcttttccaaataaaaataaaaataaaaatgataaatttcaattttgacctggcataaaatattaaaaccattGAGAGATTAATCAAGTGATAAAAGATAGCACATGAATTtcaatgattttatatatatatatatatatatgtatatgtttttcgcttataataataattctcaacaatgacaaaatggtatttttatccttttctcACCGGAAGGAAAGTCTGTAGGGAAGAACCTCCAATCATGGAGACTTGAAATGGCAGTGGCCTATAGATCTGTCCATTTCTTTCTGGCCCTGGTTAGACACTTCAACAGAGTTGGTTTTGTTCTATATCGGTTCAGTCCGGTCCGCACTATAATTCTTCTTGATATTTTATCTCTTTCTTGATTTTTCCATGAATTTAGTatttccattctttttttttaaatttattttattattttggttggtaaaatgtatattttaattctttacaGTCTATTGCTGGGAACCAATAACAGCAATaacacccaaaaataataataataataaaaaaaaatgatccaagCGTCGGTAGCCTTTCTGTGGGTTTGGTCAAAATTAATCTTCGCTCggcataaaatattaaaaccattGAGACCAATCATTGCTAAAAGAGGACATTATTCAAGTCCGAtgtctttttttgttattattcttgttaggattataaatttttctatttatctcTATAAGACATGTCAATCATAAAAGCAATTGTTCAGCGGAGAGGGCATAACAAATCCCATATATACACCCTAATGAAGAAggattattttggtaaataaggATTTGTAAAGTAATtggtaatctttttttttttattttagctcAAGGCTTCTTCATATTTATCGCATAAATTAAATCTAAGAAATCAGATAATGTTtacaagccaaaaaaataataaaaaataaataaaaaaatctcgcATTCATAAAATTTCCGATtccttattaccaaaaaaataaaaagacctcCAATTCGTATCAAGTTTTGAAAGGACATAAATGGGACTTTTTATTCCGTAGCAGTAACTCCTTCCAGACAATTTGATCACGATGACTCTCTATGTTACTGACTGGCGTCTATcagtcttttattttatttatttattttttcacttacAGTGTTTGAGTGAAATTAAACTTCTTATCCCAATATCCCTATTATTTCCACTCCTCGAATCCATCTCTAACAAAACTTGTCCTTttacaaaaacccaaaaatcttCAACGCCGTTGCAAAAAATAATCACATTAACCacaaccccaaaaaaattactcaaagaaaaaaaaaaataaaaccagttTTCTACTCTCTTCCTATTACAACATCCAAAAgctgttgaaaaaaaaaaaaatctctagcTTTTTTCCCACTAAATTTTCCCgggaaaattcacaaaaaatggACAAACCCATGTTTGCCCATCGAAACCGCTACTATTTAACTAGCAAGCTCATCTTCTGGTTCACAATCTTCATATTTTTAATCCTTCTCTATTGTCTTAGATCTTGCTTCTATTACTACTCTTCTTCGAACCGACCTCGTCATATTCTCCAAAGCGGTTGGGACAGTCTCGTTGCGCAATCGGCGACACCAGCAGACCCCGACTGCAATCTCTCCATCCTCGTCACCGGTGCCGCCGGTTTCGTCGGTTTCCACGTCTCGCTGGCCCTGAAGAAACGCGGTGACGGCGTCGTCGGCGTCGACAATTTCAACAGGTACTACGACCCGTCGTTGAAACGCGACCGTGCCAAAATCCTCGAACGCAATGGGGTTTTCGTCGTCGAAGCAGACATTAACGATTCAGAGCTTCTCGAGAAGCTTCTTTCAATTGGCAAATTCACACACGTCGTGCATTTGGCCGCTCAGGCCGGAGTTCGATACGCCATGAAAAACCCAGATTCATACATCCACAGCAACATAGCCGGACTAATTTCAGTCCTCGAATCCATCAAATCGGCGAACCCACAACCGGCATTGATCTGGGCATCGTCTAGTTCGGTCTACGGATTGAATTCCAAAGTACCCTTTTCGGAGAAAGACCGTACGGATCAACCGGCGAGCTTATACGCAGCGACGAAGAAAGCCGGTGAAGAAATTGCACATGCTTACAATCATATATACGGAATTTCAATCACAGGGTTGAGGTTTTTCACTGTTTATGGTCCATGGGGTCGACCCGATATGGCGTATTTCTCATTCACCAAGGATATATTGAAGAGAAAGAGGATTATGATCTATGAAGGTCCTAATCAACGATCGGTGGCTAGAGATTTCACCTACGTTGATGATATTGTGAAAGGCTGTCTGGCTGCTTTGGATACGGCGGAGAAGAGTACCGGAAGTGGTGGGAAAAAAACAGGGCCGGCTCAGTTACGGGTTTATAATCTCGGAAATACATCGCCGGTGATGGTGAAGAAGTTAGTGAGCATATTGGAGAAGCTGTTGAAGGTGGAGGCTAGGAAGCAAGTGTTGCCGATGCCCAGGAATGGGGATGTTATGTTTACACATGCGAATCTAAGCTTGGCGGAGACAGAGCTTGGTTATAAGCCTACCACGGATTTGCAAACTGGGTTGAAAAATTTTGTAAAGTGGTATCTTTATTATTACTACTTTCAATCTGAGAAGAGTGTTATgtagtattaattaatttatttacttttttgatCTATTTCTTATGGTTTACtgtgattctgtttttttttttttttgggataaaatacTGGGattcttttttgttaaattaaattgtttttataggaacttctaactttaatttactttttttttttttcattttaatactacatatgtattattattattattattattttttggctagTGTGGCTGTTGCCCCCATGCACCCCATCCCACCCCATAGATTCGAACCTGGCACTCATATGGACGAGATCTTTGAATGGTTACAATTACTGTATGCATACAAGTGCTTGGACCAgtaatttaccccaaaaaaaaataaaaacgtacTTGGACCACTATTTCATATGtcttttactcttttttattattactattttttaaaaatatttttgggaaattGAT
Proteins encoded:
- the LOC107414699 gene encoding UDP-glucuronate 4-epimerase 5; this translates as MDKPMFAHRNRYYLTSKLIFWFTIFIFLILLYCLRSCFYYYSSSNRPRHILQSGWDSLVAQSATPADPDCNLSILVTGAAGFVGFHVSLALKKRGDGVVGVDNFNRYYDPSLKRDRAKILERNGVFVVEADINDSELLEKLLSIGKFTHVVHLAAQAGVRYAMKNPDSYIHSNIAGLISVLESIKSANPQPALIWASSSSVYGLNSKVPFSEKDRTDQPASLYAATKKAGEEIAHAYNHIYGISITGLRFFTVYGPWGRPDMAYFSFTKDILKRKRIMIYEGPNQRSVARDFTYVDDIVKGCLAALDTAEKSTGSGGKKTGPAQLRVYNLGNTSPVMVKKLVSILEKLLKVEARKQVLPMPRNGDVMFTHANLSLAETELGYKPTTDLQTGLKNFVKWYLYYYYFQSEKSVM